In one window of Kitasatospora sp. MMS16-BH015 DNA:
- a CDS encoding GlsB/YeaQ/YmgE family stress response membrane protein, translating into MWAIISALIEGLILGGIARLLIPGKQSIPLWLTMLLGMAGAIVGNLIAHVFGVADTRGIDWWRHLFQVAAAVVIIMLAEPMWSARKKA; encoded by the coding sequence ATGTGGGCAATCATCTCGGCCCTGATCGAGGGCCTGATCCTCGGTGGGATCGCACGGCTGTTGATCCCCGGCAAGCAGAGCATCCCGCTCTGGCTGACCATGCTGCTCGGCATGGCCGGGGCGATCGTGGGCAACCTGATCGCCCATGTCTTCGGGGTGGCGGACACCCGGGGCATCGACTGGTGGCGGCACCTCTTCCAGGTCGCCGCCGCCGTGGTGATCATCATGCTGGCCGAGCCGATGTGGAGCGCCCGGAAGAAAGCGTGA
- a CDS encoding DUF3099 domain-containing protein has product MGDKSTEVFRITGARTGLTEDVRGRQRRYVVSMLIRTVCVLAGVALWDVQRYCAIAALICAVLMPYFAVLIANAGRERAPGLPSTFAVSPETPLMLGPGGTGGGGGAPAER; this is encoded by the coding sequence ATGGGCGACAAGAGCACCGAGGTGTTCCGGATCACCGGGGCGCGGACGGGCCTGACCGAGGACGTGCGGGGCCGGCAGCGGCGGTACGTGGTGTCGATGCTGATCCGTACCGTCTGCGTGCTGGCCGGCGTCGCGCTCTGGGACGTGCAGCGGTACTGCGCGATCGCCGCGCTGATCTGCGCCGTCCTGATGCCGTACTTCGCCGTGCTGATCGCCAACGCCGGCCGGGAGCGGGCCCCCGGCCTGCCGAGCACCTTCGCCGTCTCCCCCGAGACCCCGCTCATGCTCGGCCCTGGCGGCACCGGCGGCGGGGGCGGCGCCCCGGCCGAGCGGTAG
- a CDS encoding metallopeptidase TldD-related protein, translating to MTTQPHELVEAALALSQTDGCVVIATESSTANLRWAGNALTTNGVTRGRSLTVIATVELPEGTASGVVSREAVTLAEVEGLVRDAEAAARAAGPAEDAQPLVPAGPASADFTAPPATTSIEVYAEFAPALGAAFARAREAGQLLYGFANHVVESSYLGTSTGLRLRHDQPTGTVELNAKTADLTASAWVGAATRDFTDVDLAALHTELTRRLGWGARRIDLPAGRYETLLPPSAVSDLFVVQSWHSSGRDAAEGQTVFSKAGGSTRVGEKLSPLPLTLRSDPAAPGLEAAPFVLTHSSNDMSVFDNGLPIAATDWLRDGELTGLFTTRHTAGLTGLPVRPPVDNLIMETADQEAAPTLDEMIAGTERGLLLTCLWYIREVDPAALLLTGLTRDGVYLIENGEVVGAVNNFRFNESPVDLLGRITEVGKTQQCLPREWGDWFTRAAMPPVRVPDFNMSSVSQAS from the coding sequence ATGACCACTCAGCCGCACGAACTCGTCGAAGCCGCGCTGGCCCTCTCGCAGACCGACGGCTGCGTGGTCATCGCCACCGAGTCCTCCACCGCCAACCTGCGCTGGGCGGGCAACGCGCTCACCACCAACGGCGTCACCCGGGGCCGCAGCCTCACCGTGATCGCCACCGTGGAGCTCCCCGAGGGCACCGCCTCCGGTGTGGTCTCCCGGGAGGCCGTCACGCTGGCCGAGGTCGAGGGCCTGGTCCGGGACGCCGAGGCGGCCGCCCGCGCGGCCGGCCCCGCCGAGGACGCCCAGCCGCTGGTGCCGGCCGGCCCGGCCTCGGCCGACTTCACCGCGCCGCCGGCCACCACCTCGATCGAGGTCTACGCCGAGTTCGCCCCGGCGCTGGGCGCCGCCTTCGCCCGGGCCCGCGAGGCCGGGCAGCTGCTCTACGGCTTCGCCAACCACGTGGTGGAGAGCAGCTACCTGGGCACCTCCACCGGCCTGCGGCTGCGCCACGACCAGCCCACCGGCACCGTGGAGCTCAACGCCAAGACGGCCGACCTCACCGCCTCGGCCTGGGTCGGCGCGGCCACCCGCGACTTCACCGACGTGGACCTGGCCGCCCTGCACACCGAGCTGACCCGCCGCCTCGGCTGGGGCGCCCGCCGGATCGACCTCCCGGCCGGCCGGTACGAGACCCTGCTGCCGCCCTCGGCCGTCTCCGACCTGTTCGTCGTCCAGTCCTGGCACTCCAGCGGCCGGGACGCGGCCGAGGGGCAGACGGTCTTCTCCAAGGCCGGAGGCTCGACCCGGGTGGGCGAGAAGCTCAGCCCGCTGCCGCTCACCCTGCGCTCCGACCCGGCCGCGCCGGGCCTGGAGGCCGCGCCCTTCGTGCTGACCCACAGCTCGAACGACATGTCGGTCTTCGACAACGGCCTGCCGATCGCCGCCACCGACTGGCTCCGCGACGGCGAGCTCACCGGCCTCTTCACCACCCGCCACACCGCGGGGCTGACCGGCCTGCCGGTCCGCCCGCCGGTGGACAACCTGATCATGGAGACGGCCGACCAGGAGGCCGCGCCGACCCTGGACGAGATGATCGCCGGCACCGAGCGCGGCCTGCTGCTCACCTGCCTCTGGTACATCCGCGAGGTGGACCCGGCGGCCCTGCTGCTCACCGGCCTCACCCGGGACGGCGTCTACCTGATCGAGAACGGCGAGGTGGTCGGCGCCGTCAACAACTTCCGCTTCAACGAGTCCCCGGTCGACCTGCTCGGCCGGATCACCGAGGTCGGCAAGACCCAGCAGTGCCTGCCCCGCGAGTGGGGCGACTGGTTCACCCGGGCGGCCATGCCGCCGGTCCGGGTGCCGGACTTCAACATGAGTTCGGTCAGCCAGGCCTCGTAG
- a CDS encoding RNA 2'-phosphotransferase → MLDEKRTVKVSKRMAKVLRHDPGSVGLTLDEAGWVPVAELLAALGLARAELDHVVATNNKKRFAFSADGLRIRASQGHTLEVDLGLAAATPPPVLYHGTTGRSLASIYTEGLRPMSRQDVHLSADRETAVRVGSRHGRPVVLLVDTAAMAAAGHVFRLSENGVWLTDAVPPAYLTEG, encoded by the coding sequence TTGCTCGACGAGAAACGGACCGTCAAGGTCTCCAAGCGGATGGCCAAGGTGCTGCGGCACGACCCGGGCTCCGTCGGTCTCACCCTGGACGAGGCCGGCTGGGTGCCGGTCGCCGAGCTGCTCGCCGCCCTCGGGCTGGCGCGGGCGGAGCTCGACCACGTGGTGGCCACCAACAACAAGAAGCGGTTCGCCTTCTCGGCGGACGGCCTGCGGATCCGCGCCAGCCAGGGGCACACCCTGGAGGTCGACCTCGGCCTGGCCGCCGCCACTCCCCCGCCGGTGCTCTACCACGGCACCACCGGCCGCTCGCTGGCCTCGATCTACACCGAGGGCCTGCGCCCGATGAGCCGCCAGGACGTGCACCTCTCGGCCGACCGCGAGACGGCCGTCCGGGTCGGCTCCCGCCACGGCCGCCCGGTGGTCCTGCTGGTGGACACCGCGGCGATGGCCGCCGCGGGCCACGTCTTCCGGCTCAGCGAGAACGGCGTCTGGCTCACCGACGCGGTGCCCCCGGCCTACCTCACCGAGGGCTAG